DNA sequence from the Salminus brasiliensis chromosome 3, fSalBra1.hap2, whole genome shotgun sequence genome:
GACTTGCTGACACCCAAGCTCAATCCTAGCATTACAGCTCTTGACTAATCGGATTGCCACTTCTCAGTTTCTCCtttgctctgtctctctatatCCATCTGCCTttgcctctctcgctctttcactTCTTCCTGTACGTCAGTGCCTCCCATGTTGGGGCAGGGTTTCAGAGGTGTCTATGATCCGTCCTTTCCTTCAGAGCTTTCTGAGGGCAGGGGAGCTTCCTCAGACGAGGGGGATTGAGCTCCTCCTGGTCCATCTGTGCAGAGAGTGAACATGAGAGAGGGAAATGTAGGACAGAGATACTACACAGATACTACACTCCTCCTTATCACATAGAAATCTATACAAAGAGTATACTGTGTAATTTACTGTATGTATTGGAAAatattggaacacctgctcattcattatcctgcttttattggagtaactgtctctaggtaaggctttctactaaattttggagcattgctgtgagaactATGTTTTTAGTGATTTAGAATTTAAAGCTGAAAGATTTTTGTTTGCTTATGTGACCAGTTTTGAcggatgatgatgaggaagtgTCCAAAATCACTTGTGTTTCTACCGCAACATGGTAAACTAAAAAGTCTAAACTAAAGTCTCTCTCTATATAGCACAATACTAATGAATACTAATGAGGTAATAAGGGAGAATGAGAAGATGtagttaaaaatgttaaaaaagttaaaaaaagattttgtcaTTAAACTACCTTTTTGTGCAAGCAAATGAATGCATATGGATATTCCAGACTACAATCAATGCATATTGCTGCTCTGACTAAACAAATGTATTCCAGTGTTTAAAATAAGCTGTATATGATATTAATTCTGGTCTGAATACAAGCCCACACCTTTTTAGAAATGGTGACATATTATAATAACAGAAAATAACAAACAGCTGAGAAGGTACAGCTCTGGCAGGATTATCACTGCTTCCTTCTAACACATTTGATGTTTTACTTTAACCAGCCTAAGGGTGGATTTACACGCACTACCTCAGCACTGTAACTGCTAAATCTAGCACACGTTAGACCTTCACACAAGCAATTGCACTGTGGAATGGTACAGCTGGCTGTCAGTGCTTGTAAGCAAAATGTACAGattaatatgtttatttttatttacttaactGAGTATTTTACCTTTTATGCTTAAGATAAAAAGATAAATGAGAGCATGTCTACACAGGTTGTGGTCCTGCTTCATATGTTAGACTGCTTTTGAATTAGAAATGTAATTGTCTGGCTTCTTTTACTTCTATTgggttcacatttcttttttacccaattttcctcccTGGTTTTAGATAGCCAATTACTGAATACActtgttagtactctcccctatCATATGTAATGCTCACAACACTAGAAGGCTGGGGAcagacacatgcctcctccaataaATGTGCAACCAGACACAggctcttttcaaactgctgccaattCAACGTCACCCAACAACCAACACGCTCCCAGCAAAGtgctgggtacccagctctgaagcatcagctagcagagacctatgccagccagcatcacactggggtggggaaagagagaacgccatctacccatgctgagagagcaaagccaaGTGCGCTCTCCTGGGCTcgggctgctgatggcaggcaatTATTGGATTCACAAGCAACCCTACTGGAACCATGGGTTTATATGACCTGCTCATGGGGAAACTCCCTGCTGTGTGtaaataaagtaatgtaatgGCTTTTGAGAATACAGGTCAGACCACAAAATGCTCAtacataccaaaaaaaaaaacaaaaaaaaaaacacagaaacgtACAGATTTGTCAGTCTTTATAatgaatgattgattgattagatCAGCCCTAGATCTTAGCAAAAGAGATATAAAGTTCtctgatggaaaaaaaaaagcaacatatCAGTTTCAGTCTGTACACTGTTTTCCAAATGAATCCAGTTCTCATTCTTTTCGCACTGCCTCTATGAAGGTcgtatttaaataattaaataaaattctgGTCCTGTCTTGTCTGCTTGATTTTGTCTAACGTGTATCTTATGAGCTCATTGATTATACTGGCAGAGCTAACTCTGAGACTGACTCACAGATTATTTAGTGTCATTTAAGACCAATATTCAGACCCAGcctgggaaagagagagagcagcatgTAACCACAGACTAACCAGTGAGGGACAGCTCCGCCAGTTTAAGCGGGAGGTCAGATGGGTTGACCCCAGCTGGAGAGCCGAGAATGTCTGGCAGAGCGTTCCTGCGTCCGGACCTGCCGGATGAGGCAAAGTCCAGAACCGGTTCCACCTCAGTCATGTCACCAGCTctgccctgagagagagagagagggaaagatggagtttattaattaattacttttcTTTATTTACCTTTATAGTTGGTTTTATTTTAGCTTAATTACACTTTACATTCTGTCcaaatttgtttttttagacaCTTGCTCTTCCAACACCACTTACTGCAGCAAAGAAGGAAAAACTCCAttgtaacagcctctactcttctgagaagACGCACTAGATGCTGGAACGTTGCTGttaggatttaattgcattcagccacaagaacattagtgaggtcaggatggtggatggagctctatcactccaaagaacaccgttccacttcTACACGGCCTAGTgccgggggctttatacccttctagctgATGCCTGGCACTTAGCAAGGTGACTGCGAGCTCAGGCACAGCTGCT
Encoded proteins:
- the LOC140551246 gene encoding cAMP-dependent protein kinase inhibitor alpha-like; translated protein: MTEVEPVLDFASSGRSGRRNALPDILGSPAGVNPSDLPLKLAELSLTDGPGGAQSPSSEEAPLPSESSEGKDGS